The Xenorhabdus poinarii G6 nucleotide sequence TTGATATAGGTTGACAACTTTTCAGGCATAAAACGCTCGATGAACCTCATCGGGCGTTTTATAGTTTAATGATAAATGGGGGCGCCTTTCATTATAAATCTGTATTGATTCTTCAACCAACCTCCGAGCTTGCTTTAAATTGCTCGGTTTTATCAATAAGTATTCCATTTTTAATATCCCATTGACTCGCTCTGCCAATGCATTTTGATAACAGTCATAGCCATCCGTCATAGGACATTGAATATTATGTTTTTTATGGATTTCCTGATACTCCGACGAACAATATTGTAAGCCTCGATCTGAATGATGGATCAACGGGGTTGTTGAACTTCGTTTTTTTAATGCTTCCACTAATGATTTCTTGACGGCCTTTGTTTTCATATTGTCATCAAGATGATAACCCACTATTTTTCGTGAATAAGCATCCGTGATTAGACTTAAATAAGTATCGCCTTCGTGAGTAGATAAATACGTAATATCAGCAACCCACAGTTGCTCTGGCAGTGAAGGGATAAACCCTGATTTAATTAAATTTGGATGTCGATGAAAACGATGATGACTCAGTGTTGTTCGATGATAAGCCCGTTTATTAGGCACTAATAAGCGATGTTCTTTCAATAAAGAAAATAATCGGTCACGCCCAATAATTAATTGTTTTTGTTTCAAAAGGAAGTGTAACTTTCTAACCCCCAGTCTGGGCTGAACAGTCCGTTCCGATTTCACCGCACAAACAATAATAGCCTCTGACCTTTTTCGTTTATCAGACGTATCTTGACGTTTGTAGTAGGCTTGTCGAGTAATTTTCATAAAACGACAAGCTTTGGTTACGGTGAGTTTTTCAATCGTCTTTTCCTTAACAACTCGGCTTTGCGCTTTTTTGATAGGCGAACTCCAAAATCCCTATCCATCACTTTGACAACGGCTTCAAAAAAATCGGCCTTGAGTTGCATGTCCTCAAGTTCTTTTTCAAGTGCTTTAATGCGTTGTTCTGGAGTTTGTTGCTCTGAAGTTTGAATCATAGCAGCACCTTTATAAAGAGTGTTGGGCGTACCTTTCGACCAATCTAATCTACCATGCTTACGTAACCAAACCAAAACGGTTGAACGGCCCTGTATGCCATATTGATATTGAGCTTGTTTATAGGTGAGCTCGCCTTTTTCTACTTGGTCAACAACCGCCAATTTAAAGGCAAGGGAATAATCACGTTGAGTTCGTTTAGCTATTGGTTTCATTACATTCTCCAATTTTAGATTGGAAAAGTGTCAACCTTATTTAGGACGGGTCAGAGTCAACAAAAAAGCCCTTCTATCAACAGACAAAAAGTCTGTTCTTCGGGCCTTTTTCTCTTAGAAGCACTGTGTGGCAAAATATCCCTGCGAAGGTGGCATTCCATCCTGGACTATAGCAAGAACACCTGATGGTACGGCGTCACACCCGTAATCCTGTACCAGTCCTTTATACTGCGGTTCGCTGTGGGGGAGACACGGGCCGCAAGGAAGTTCCAGTATAAGATGATAACCGGCACATATGCGTGTCCGGCGATTGTTGTTCTCCCTTCTCCTCTTTCCGTCTCCGACGAAAAACCTCTATCCATAAATTACATACCTCATTGTTAATTTTGATATTAAATGCTCGTTAAATTTTTGGGTTTCCTATGTAACAAAATCCAGCAATTGTATTTTTTGTGATCTTCATTGTATAACCAATGATCAATAGTTGTACTACAATCATGCATAATGGTACTACTTTCAAAACCAACTTTTAATCGGTTTTGTTTTCCCTTACAAAAGCAAATAGGTGCAAATATCAGACAGACATATTGAGGAAAACATGACAGACGGCAACGTGAGCAAAACGGAACGTATCATCATCCAGCTTGGGGAACAGATTGTTTCTGGTAAATATCAACCCGGTGCGCCACTTTCGACGGAAGCGGAACTTTGTGATGAATTTGAGACATCACGCAACATTATCCGGGAAGTTTTCAGAGCCCTGGTGGCGAAAGGACTCATCGAAATGAAACGTTATCGGGGGGCATTTGTCGCGGTAAGAAGCCAGTGGAACTATCTGGACTCAGATGTTCTGAAATGGGTTCTGGCGAGCGATCACGATACTTCACTGATTGCATCAATGAGTGAGGTCAGACAGTTGATTGAACCGACCATTGCACGCTGGGCAGCAGAACGGGCGACCTCCGGAGATCTGGTTCAGATTGAGCGGGCACTGAATGATATGCGTGTCAATCACCAGGACAAAGAAGCATTCAGTGAAGCTGATATCCGTTATCACGAGGCAGTGTTGGGAGCCGTGCATAACCCTTTATTACAGCAGCTTTCTGTTGCAATAAGTTCATTACAACGTGTCGTTTTTGAAAGAACTTATAGGGGGGACAACGACAACATGCCGCAGACGTTATTACAGCACCAGGTCTTATTTGAGGCAATCAGACGTCAGGACAGTGAAGGGGCAGAACATGCCGCACTGGACATGATTGCCAGTGCGACAAAACGACTGAAGGACATTACATGAAAGGTGATTATATTGCGATTGACTGGGGGTCTACAAACCTGCGCGCCTGGTTATATCGCGATGGCGTTGCGACCGAATATCGTCACTCTGCGTCAGGTATTACACGTCTGGGAAATCAAACTCCTCAGCAGGTGTTTGACGATATCACCAGAGGCTGGCGTGACTCAGGAAATCCGGTCGTCATGGCCGGTATGGTCGGAAGCAATGCAGGCTGGATATCTGTTCCTTATCTGTCGTGCCCGACACGTCTTGACGATTTGGCTATACATCTGACTCCGGTTGATGACGCTGTTTGGATTGTCCCGGGGCTCAGTGTGAATCGGGATGGTAACTGTAATGTTATGCGCGGTGAAGAAACTCAGTTGCTGGGTGCCTGGCGGGAAATGCCTGCATCGGTTTTCATTATGCCAGGGACACACAGTAAATGGGTACTGATGAAGGGTGATTCCGTGCAGGACTTTCGCACTGTAATGACGGGAGAGTTGCATTATCTCCTGATGAACCATTCACTTATCGGCTCAGGATTACCGAAGCAAATACCTGATGAATCCGCCTTTACCCGCGGTTTACACTTAGGGCTCAATGATGCAGCAGTGCTGGTCCGACTGTTTGAAGTCCGGGCAGCCCATGTTCTCGGGAAATTACCCCGGGAATATGTCAGCGACTGGCTGTCGGGGATATTGATCGGGGCTGAGGTGGCAGAAATGAAATCCCTTTATGACAACGGAGTGACTGATAAAGCGACAGTAATCGCAAATCCCGAACTGGCAAAACGCTATGTCATTGCGCTGAAGCAGGCGGGTATACCATCAGAAGTGATGGAGGGGGAATATGCATTTCAGACAGGAATAAGGAGCATTATTCATGAATTGGCAAGATAATATCCCGTTAATCGCGATCTTACGCGGGATTACCCCGGAAGAAACGTTTGCACATGTCAGTGCTCTGGTGGAGGAGGGATTCACCGCGGTCGAGATCCCTCTGAACTCACCAGACTGGCGTCAGAGCATTACCGACATGGTGAAAACCTTTGGCGACAAAATTCTTGTTGGCGCAGGCACAGTTCTCCGAACAACAGAAGTTGAGGAACTGGCCGCCATCGGCAGCAGGCTTATCGTCACGCCCAATACAGATCGTACTGTTATTCGGCGTGCTGCGGAACATGGCATGACAATTTGTGCGGGTTGCGCGACAGCCACTGAAGCCTTCACGGCACTGGAGGCCGGAGCTCATACGTTAAAAATCTTCCCCTCCTCGGTTTTCGGACCCGCTTACATTAAGGCGCTGAAATCCGTGTTACCCCCACAGATTCCTGTGTTTGCCGTTGGTGGCATTACCCCTGACAATCTCGCAGATTACCTTAATGCTGGCTGCGCCGGTGCTGGACTGGGCAGTGACCTTTACCGTGCCGGTCAGCCAGCAGAGCAGACACGTGAACAGGCCAGGAAATTTATTCGCGTTTACAGGGATGCCGTCAAATGAAAATAACCAGATTAACCACATATCGCCTTCCGCCTCGCTGGCTGTTTTTAAAAGTAGAAACGGATGAAGGGGTTATCGGGTGGGGAGAACCTGTCGTCGAAGGACATGCACGCAGCGTTGAGACCGCTGTGCATGAAATGAGCCATTATCTTATTGGTCAGGATCCCTCGCGTATCAATGACCTCTGGCAGACATTATACCGAGGTGGGTTTTATCGAGGTGGCGCGACAATAATGAGTGCCATTGCAGGCATCGACCAAGCCTTGTGGGATATCAAGGGAAAAGTACTGGGCGTGCCTGTTTACCAGCTACTGGGCGGACTGGTACGTGACCAAATAAAAACGTACAGCTGGGTCGGTGGCGATCGCCCGGCTGATATCATAGAAGGTATCAATAAACTCCGTAAGGCGGGCTTTGACACCTTTAAACTGAATGGCTGTGAAGAGATGGGTATTCTTGATAATACCCGTAAAGTGGATGCAACGGTGGCCGTGGTCGCCAGTATTCGCGAAACTTTCGGAACCGCGATTGATTTTGGTCTGGACTTCCACGGGCGTGTCAGTGCCCCCATGGCAAAAATCCTCATTAAAGAATTGGAACCCTATCGCCCGTTGTTTATTGAAGAACCGGTGCTGGCAGAACAGGCTGAGTATTACCCTAAACTGGCTGCACAAACACCTATTCCACTGGCCGCAGGCGAGCGAATGTATTCGCGCTTCGAATTTAAACATATTCTTGAAGCCGGAGGTATTGCAATTTTGCAACCGGATTTGTCCCACGCGGGTGGAATTACGGAATGTTATAAAATTGCGGCCATGGCAGAAGCCTATGATGTCTCTTTGGCACCACACTGTCCTCTTGGCCCCATTGCACTTGCATCCTGTCTGCATATTGATTTTGTGTCCAGAAATGCCGTGTTGCAGGAGCAAAGTATGGGCATTCACTATAACAAAGGCGCTGAACTACTGGATTATGTCAAAAATAAAGACGACTTCAGGGTGGTCGAGGGTTATTTTTCCCCATTAACGAAACCAGGACTCGGGGTTGAAATCGATGAAGAGATTGTAAAGGAGAAAAGTAAACTTGCACCGGACTGGACGAATCCCCTCTGGCGATATTATGACGGTGCGGTTGCTGAATGGTAAATTTTTCATTTTAATCACATCACCCTGAATTCTCCTACAGGACATAAAATTTATGCAAATCTCTGAGCGCCCCACCCGGCGGCGGTATTTTGTCGTCTTCATGTTATTTGTAATCGTCATCATTAACTATATAGATCGTGCCAACCTAGCGATAGCATCGCCTCATATTGAAGCTGAATTTGGTTTATCCTCTGTACAGATGGGATATATTTTCTCAGCATTTGGCTGGACATATGCTTTGTTCCAGATCCCGGGAGGACAGTTTCTGGATTTAATTGGCTCAAAAATCACTTATTTTATCGCTATATTGGGCTGGTCGACGGCAACATTATTTCAAGGTTTTGCTAATGGTTTTATCTCATTACTTACCCTTCGTGCCATTACCGGGGTATTTGAAGCTCCTTCATTCCCAACGAATAACCGGGTCATCAGTAGCTGGTACCCGGAGCAGGAACGTGCCGGGGCAATCGCTATCTATACTTCCGGTCAGTATGTCGGATTGGCCTTCTTTACCCCGGTACTTATCTGGGTGCAGCATGTTCTGAGCTGGCACTGGGTATTTATCATGACGGGTACCGTGGGTATTTTCTGGTCATTTTTCTGGTTAATGAAATATAAGAGCGTTAATCAGGATCAAAAAGTGAATGAAGCAGAACGACAGCATATACTAAGCGGCGGTGCGATTTCTGATGATGAAGATATTCAGGGCGAAAATAAAACGAAGGCCCGTCACAAACTGACACTGACTGACTGGAAACTGGTATTCCACCCTAAATTACTCGGGGTTTATATTGTTCAGTTTGCACTTGCCACCACGGTCTGGTTTTTCCTGACATGGTTCCCGACTTACCTGAGTAAAGGACGGGATATTGACCTGTCCACCACAGAGTTAATGACCGCAATACCTTTTATTGCCGCCTTTCTCGGTGTGATTTCTGGGGGGTTCCTGGCTGATAAACTTGTCAGAATGGGGAAAAGTATCGGCATCGCAAGAAAAACACCGATTCTGATTGGTCTGGTATTATCAATGTCGATTGTCCTGGCTAATTACACGACAAACATCAATATTATTGTGTGCTTGCTGGCGATTGCTTTTTTCGGCAATGGTTTTGCTTCACAGGCATGGTCACTGGTTTCCTCTATGGCGCCGGTGCATTTAATCGGTACGAGTGGTGGTTGCTTCAATTTCTTCGGCGCATTAGGTGGTGTTTCGGTACCTATCATTGTCGGATACCTTGCTCAATATTATGGGTTTGTACCGGCGCTGGTCTATATTGCCCTCGTGGTGTTACTGAGTATTATTTCTTTCCTCTTCCTTATTGGAAAAGTTGAACGAATAAAACATGCAGGGCTTGCGTATTAAAATGGACTTGCAATAACCGATGAAAAGAAACGCCAGGATGATATCAACAAACTCCGTTGACGGTAACGGAGTTTGTCAGTAGATAGCGATCCTCCGGTAAAACCGGAGCATATGGCCTATCAGCTTTCAAGTGCCTTAGTGATTTTTTCGTACAAATCACCGGACAAGTTTTCCAGCGCTTTCAATTGTTCCAGTGCCTCACGCATTAAAGCCTGACGTTTCTCACCGTAACGTTTCAGACGGAGCAATGGATTAATCAAGCTTGATGCGACCTGCGGATTCCGGCTATTCAGATCGGTTAACACTTCCACCAAGAATTGATAACCACGGCCATCTTCAGTATGGAAAGCAACTGCATTGCTGGTGAAAAACGTTCTTAATAGCGCATAAACACGGTTTGGATTACTCAGGCTGAAAGCACGATGCTTCATTAAGTCACGCACCTTATCAAGTGCATCAAAGGCAGGATTGGTTGCTTGTAACCGGAACCATTTATCCATCACCAAACCATCCTGATGCCAGCGCTGATCAAATTCATCCATCAATTGATAACTGCAAGGTAATTCAGCAGCGACTGCCGCAGACAAAGCCGCAACACTGTCAGTCATATTATCAGCCTGATAATATTGTGCTGCCACTAATTTATCAGCCAGCGCGGTATTCTCAATAAAGGCTAAATAATAGAGGCAGGTATTACGCAAATCGCGTTTCGCAATATCCTGATGATCCACCCGGTATGCACCTGTATGAAGGCTATGATAAACCGCCGAGAATTCATCAACCATGTCATTCGCCAGCACCTTCGTCATCGCACAAATGACATCATGAATAGCGTCAGGATCGACGACCGTAAACTGTTCCGCGATTTCATTTTCCGATGGCAGAGTCAGGATCAAGGCGGCCAACGCCGGATCGATCTCTTTATCCAGTAATACAGCGCGGAAAGCATCAATGATCGCTGTCGGGAGTTCCAGGGGCTGGGATTTTTGCTTGCGGGCAACATTCAGCTTCACATAATGGGTCAGCAATGTCTGCGCGGCATCCCAACGAGAGAACTCATTACGCGCATGTTTCATCAAGAATGAAAGCTGCTCATCACTGTATGGATAATCCAATTTCACTGGCGCAGAAAATTCACGCAATAAAGAAGGCACCGGCCGTGATGAAACATCATCAAACACAAATGTTTGTTCTGCATGAATGATGTTCAAAACATGATGCACAGGCTGACCATGACGACGCAACGGGATGACGTTTCCTTGTTCATCATAAAGCTCAATATCCAGAGGAATGTGCAGCGGGAGCTTCTCTTTCTGGTCTGCGGTTGACGGCGTCATTTGATTGACGTGCAAAATATATTGCTGTTTTTCTGCATCATATTCATCACGCACCGTCAACACCGGCGTCCCGGATTGGCTATACCAGCGACGGAAAAGCGTCAAATCAACGTTTGAAGCATCTTCCATTGCCTGAACAAAATCATCACAAGTGGCTGCGCTGCCATCATGGCGGTGAATATAAAGTTGCATGCCTGCCTGAAATTGCGTTTCACCCAGTAACGTGTGGATCATCCGAATAACTTCTGCCCCTTTTTCATAGACAGTTAAGGTATAAAAGTTATTCATCTCCATCACCTGATCAGGGCGAATAGGATGCGCCATCGGACTGGCATCTTCAGCAAATTGAGCCGCACGCATAACGCGCACGTTATTGATGCGGTTAACAGAACGTGATCCCAGATCAGAACTGAATTCTTGATCACGGAATACGGTCAACCCCTCTTTCAGACTTAACTGAAACCAGTCACGGCATGTAATCCGGTTTCCTGTCCAGTTATGGAAATATTCATGGCCAATCACCGCTTCAATAGCAAGATAGTCTTTGTCTGTCGCGGTTTCCGTTTTTGCCAGAACATATTTGGAATTGAAAACATTCAGCCCCTTGTTCTCCATCGCCCCCATGTTAAAGAAATCCACGGCGACGATCATATAGATATCAAGGTCATACTCCAAACCAAAGCGAGTTTCATCCCATTTCATCGAGTTTTTCAACGATGTCATGGCCCAATCCGCACGATCCAAATTGCCCCGATCAACAAACAGCGCCAGTGCAACTTCACGACCACTGCGAGTCACAAATGTGTCACGCAAAACATCAAAGTCACCCGCTACCAATGCGAACAAATAAGCAGGTTTTGGGAATGGATCTTGCCATTTCACCCAATGACGTCCATCTTCCAGCTCGCCTTGCCCAATACAGTTACCATTGGAAAGTAGGGATGGATACTTGGATTTATCCGCCGTAATACGTGTTGTAAAACACGCCAGAACATCTGGACGATCCAAATAATACGTAATATGGCGGAACCCTTCCGCTTCACATTGGGTACACAGGGCATCTCCAGACACATATAGCCCTTCAAGGGCGGTATTTGCTGAGGGGTTAATGTCATTCACTATTTTCAGGGTAAACTGAGCCGGGATCTGCTCAATCCGCAGTTTTCCATCCTGTTCCTGATAATGTTCCCACGCTTTATCATCTATATAGAGAGCTTTTAATGTGAGATTTTCTCCATCCAAAACCAGTGAGGTCATATCATTAGTCAGACGTTTTACCTGACTAATTGCCGTCACCGTTGTTTTCTCAGCACTCAATTCAAAATCGAGATCAATATCAGTAATCGTGTATTCTGGTGCTTGATAGTCCAGACGGTGTTTAACAAGTCGCTGTTGTGTCATAGGGAACCTTTTCCATTACGTTTTAACAGGCATATTGCACAGATATTTTTTTACAGGTACAGTCTCACATCAATATCGCCGGTATCACGATATCATCTTAATGACAAAGCGCCTGACAAGCTGCGTTTCTATCAAAACAGGCAAAACGCTAACGCTGCCACAGAGTCAACGTCCTTTCAATCAATAAGTCTCTTTTTTCACATGTTAATAACTTATTAAATAAAATGGTATGCTATGTAGCGATATATTGGTGCTTTCGTGCTAATTGTCATTTCATCGCTCATTTAACATGATATTATCTCTAAATGGATTAACCTTAATCTTTAGATTCGGGAAAATATATGCCGCGATATGGCTTTAATAACGCAATAATCACGGTATACTCTCCCGACTTTTATCGATTTAGCTGACACGAATACGCTCCGCGAGGATGCCTGACGCGCCATGACCTTAGACGCTACCCCGATTATTAAATCGCTGCTTGATACTGATGCCTATAAATTTCACATGCAGCAAGCAGTGTACCACCACTACAGCAAGATTCCTGTTGTTGCCGAATTTCGTTGCCGTGGTGATGAACTGCTCGGAGAATACGCCGAGACTTTACGCCATCAGATTGACTTGATGGCAGACTTAGCATTGACAGAACGCGAATTCGATTATCTTTCTCGCCTCCCGTTTTTTAAACAGGATTATCTGGACTGGTGCAAAACATTCCGCTTTAATCCTAAACAAGTCGACGTATCTGTTACTCATCAGGGACAGTTGGCCATCCGTATTTCCGGTTTATGGCATGAAGTGATCTTGTGGGAAGTGCCTCTGCTTGCCCTGATCAGCGAATTAGTTCATCGCCATCGCTCACCTGAAATAACACCGGAAGAGGCGGTTATTCAGCTAAGAAAATTAATTGAGCTGTTTTATCAAGAAGCGGCGGAAGAAAATGTCGATTTGTCCGGCTTCAAGTTAATGGATTTTGGTACTCGTCGGCGTTTCTCACACGCAGTTCAATACGCCATTATTAATGAACTAAAAAGCAGTTTTCCCTATTTGATCGGAACCAGCAATTATCAACTGGCGAAACAGCTTGATCTTCCGCCCCTTGGTACCCAAGCGCACGAATGGTTTCAGGCTCATCAACAAATTACTCCAGAATTGGCCAACAGCCAGCGGGCGGCTCTGCAAACATGGCTGGATGAATATCCAAACCAGCTGGGTATTGCTCTGACTGATTGCATCACCATGGATGCTTTCCTGCGCGATTTTGACAAACCATTGGCAACGGCTTACCAGGGTCTGCGCCATGATTCTGGCGATCCTGTTGAGTGGGGTGAAAAAGCGATAGCCCACTATCAATCGCTAGGTATCGACCCAATGACGAAAACATTAGTGTTCTCCGATAGTTTGGATCTGCAAAAAGCCCTGACGTTATACCGCCATTTCTATCAGAGAATTAATGTTATTTTCGGTATTGGCACGCGGTTAACCTGCAATATTCCGGGGATCAAGCCACTGAATATTGTTATTAAGCTCATTGAATGCAATGGTCAGCCGGTAGCAAAACTGTCGGATAGTCCCGGAAAAACGATCTGTGAAGATGATGAGTTTGTCGATAGATTACGTCGTGCGTTTGACATTCCTTATATCGAGAAAGCAGTATAATCCGACCAATTGCCCTTTGCGTAACCTACTTTATGTGGGTTACGCAACTCAAAAAACCATTTTTCCCTCTGTTTCCTCATGAAGACCCGCAATTTCCTCTTGTTTCCTGAGAGATGACAAGTAAGATAGCAGTGCTACTCCCCAATGAGGGGGTATTTAGCGTAAATCTATCTAGTTATTAATCCACTATATCAAAAAGAGAGAAATTTATGAGCGTAGCGCCTGTGGTCGATGTACTGCAAGGTCGTGTTCCGGTTGACAGCGAAGTCACCGTTCGCGGTTGGGTACGTACAAGGAGAGATTCTAAAGCTGGTATCTCATTCCTCGCCGTCTATGACGGTTCCTGCTTTAATCCATTACAGGCCGTCGTTAATAATGATTTACCTAATTATCAGGATGAAGTCTTACATTTAACCACGGGCTGTTCTGTCGAAATTACGGGTATCGTGGTGGAATCACAGGGAAAAGGCCAGTCTTTTGAGCTACAAGCCACTAAAGTCGTTGTAGTTGGCGCGGTTGAAGATCCAGATACCTACCCGATGGCGGCTAAACGTCACAGTATTGAATACCTGCGTGAAGTGGCCCACCTTCGCCCACGTACCAACTTAATCGGTGCCGTTGCCCGTGTTCGCCATACATTGGCTCAGGCTCTGCACCGTTTCTTCCATGAAAACGGCTTCTTCTGGATGTCATCCCCCCTGATCACCGCATCAGATACAGAAGGTGCCGGTGAAATGTTCCGCGTTTCCACGTTGGATCTGCAAAACTTACCACGTACAGATAAGGGCGACGTGGATTTCAGCCAGGATTTCTTCGGCCGTGAAGCTTTCCTGACCGTATCTGGTCAGTTGAACGGGGAAGCCTATGCGTGTGCCTTGAGCAAAATTTACACCTTCGGACCAACCTTCCGTGCAGAGAATTCCAATACCAGCCGACACTTGGCCGAGTTCTGGATGGTTGAACCAGAAGTGGCTTTTGCCGATCTAAATGATATCGCCAAACTTTCCGAAGACATGCTGAAATATGTTTTCAAAGCAGCCTTAGCAGAGCGCGCCGACGATCTGGCTTTCTTTGCAGAACGTGTTGATAGTGACGTTATCACCCGTTTGGAAAAATTTGTCGATTCTGACTTCATCCAATTGGATTACACCGATGCAATAGAAATTCTGGAAAATTGCGGTCAGAAATTTGAGAATCCGGTTTTCTGGGGCGTAGATTTATCATCAGAACATGAGCGCTATTTGGCAGAAAAACATTTCAATGCGCCAGTGATCATGAAGAACTATCCAAAAGATATCAAAGCATTCTACATGCGCATGAACGAAGATGGTAAAACGGTTGCCGCGATGGATGTTCTGGCACCAGGCATCGGCGAAATCATCGGTGGTTCTCAGCGTGAAGAGCGTCTGGATGTGTTGGATCAGCGTATGGAAGAGATGGGACTGAATAAAGAAGATTACTGGTGGTATCGTGATCTGCGCCGTTACGGCACCGTTCCCCATGCCGGCTTTGGTTTGGGCTTCGAACGTCTGGTGGCTTATGTCACTGGCGTATCCAATGTCCGTGACGTTATCCCATTCCCTCGGACACCAAGAAACGCAAGTTTCTAATGAATTAGCTCAAAAAACAATCTATAAATAGATTGAAAATCAATTTATTAAAAAGCCAGCTTTTTGAACTGACCCCAGAAAGTTGGACATTTTAGTTAAACGGCGTGTAAGGCCTGATTTCGATATGCTATCGGAGTTAGGCCTTTTAATTTCACCTTGATCCGTTTTGTATTGTAATATTCAATGTATTCTTCTATTTTTTCAATCAGTTCATCCGCACTTTTAAAGTGCTGCTGGTGATACATTTCTGTTTTGAGTAAGGCAAAAAAGTTTTCTGCCATCGCATTATCCAAACAGTTCCCTTTCCTCGACATACTTTGTTTAATATCTTTATCAGCAAG carries:
- a CDS encoding IS3 family transposase (programmed frameshift) produces the protein MKPIAKRTQRDYSLAFKLAVVDQVEKGELTYKQAQYQYGIQGRSTVLVWLRKHGRLDWSKGTPNTLYKGAAMIQTSEQQTPEQRIKALEKELEDMQLKADFFEAVVKVMDRDFGGSPIKKAQSRVVKEKTIEKLTVTKACRFMKITRQAYYKRQDTSDKRKRSEAIIVCAVKSERTVQPRLGVRKLHFLLKQKQLIIGRDRLFSLLKEHRLLVPNKRAYHRTTLSHHRFHRHPNLIKSGFIPSLPEQLWVADITYLSTHEGDTYLSLITDAYSRKIVGYHLDDNMKTKAVKKSLVEALKKRSSTTPLIHHSDRGLQYCSSEYQEIHKKHNIQCPMTDGYDCYQNALAERVNGILKMEYLLIKPSNLKQARRLVEESIQIYNERRPHLSLNYKTPDEVHRAFYA
- a CDS encoding FadR/GntR family transcriptional regulator, coding for MTDGNVSKTERIIIQLGEQIVSGKYQPGAPLSTEAELCDEFETSRNIIREVFRALVAKGLIEMKRYRGAFVAVRSQWNYLDSDVLKWVLASDHDTSLIASMSEVRQLIEPTIARWAAERATSGDLVQIERALNDMRVNHQDKEAFSEADIRYHEAVLGAVHNPLLQQLSVAISSLQRVVFERTYRGDNDNMPQTLLQHQVLFEAIRRQDSEGAEHAALDMIASATKRLKDIT
- a CDS encoding 2-dehydro-3-deoxygalactonokinase codes for the protein MKGDYIAIDWGSTNLRAWLYRDGVATEYRHSASGITRLGNQTPQQVFDDITRGWRDSGNPVVMAGMVGSNAGWISVPYLSCPTRLDDLAIHLTPVDDAVWIVPGLSVNRDGNCNVMRGEETQLLGAWREMPASVFIMPGTHSKWVLMKGDSVQDFRTVMTGELHYLLMNHSLIGSGLPKQIPDESAFTRGLHLGLNDAAVLVRLFEVRAAHVLGKLPREYVSDWLSGILIGAEVAEMKSLYDNGVTDKATVIANPELAKRYVIALKQAGIPSEVMEGEYAFQTGIRSIIHELAR
- a CDS encoding 2-dehydro-3-deoxy-6-phosphogalactonate aldolase produces the protein MNWQDNIPLIAILRGITPEETFAHVSALVEEGFTAVEIPLNSPDWRQSITDMVKTFGDKILVGAGTVLRTTEVEELAAIGSRLIVTPNTDRTVIRRAAEHGMTICAGCATATEAFTALEAGAHTLKIFPSSVFGPAYIKALKSVLPPQIPVFAVGGITPDNLADYLNAGCAGAGLGSDLYRAGQPAEQTREQARKFIRVYRDAVK
- the dgoD gene encoding galactonate dehydratase, which translates into the protein MKITRLTTYRLPPRWLFLKVETDEGVIGWGEPVVEGHARSVETAVHEMSHYLIGQDPSRINDLWQTLYRGGFYRGGATIMSAIAGIDQALWDIKGKVLGVPVYQLLGGLVRDQIKTYSWVGGDRPADIIEGINKLRKAGFDTFKLNGCEEMGILDNTRKVDATVAVVASIRETFGTAIDFGLDFHGRVSAPMAKILIKELEPYRPLFIEEPVLAEQAEYYPKLAAQTPIPLAAGERMYSRFEFKHILEAGGIAILQPDLSHAGGITECYKIAAMAEAYDVSLAPHCPLGPIALASCLHIDFVSRNAVLQEQSMGIHYNKGAELLDYVKNKDDFRVVEGYFSPLTKPGLGVEIDEEIVKEKSKLAPDWTNPLWRYYDGAVAEW
- a CDS encoding MFS transporter, with the translated sequence MQISERPTRRRYFVVFMLFVIVIINYIDRANLAIASPHIEAEFGLSSVQMGYIFSAFGWTYALFQIPGGQFLDLIGSKITYFIAILGWSTATLFQGFANGFISLLTLRAITGVFEAPSFPTNNRVISSWYPEQERAGAIAIYTSGQYVGLAFFTPVLIWVQHVLSWHWVFIMTGTVGIFWSFFWLMKYKSVNQDQKVNEAERQHILSGGAISDDEDIQGENKTKARHKLTLTDWKLVFHPKLLGVYIVQFALATTVWFFLTWFPTYLSKGRDIDLSTTELMTAIPFIAAFLGVISGGFLADKLVRMGKSIGIARKTPILIGLVLSMSIVLANYTTNINIIVCLLAIAFFGNGFASQAWSLVSSMAPVHLIGTSGGCFNFFGALGGVSVPIIVGYLAQYYGFVPALVYIALVVLLSIISFLFLIGKVERIKHAGLAY